In Micromonospora sp. WMMA1363, a genomic segment contains:
- the dapD gene encoding 2,3,4,5-tetrahydropyridine-2,6-dicarboxylate N-succinyltransferase — translation MTSAASAWGIGLATVTTDDLVLDTWYPTGKLGLGDLPLIPGEDEADVLDLPPGAVGDRALPNLRTVQVVTVIGALTGPIKDATDAYLRLHLLSHRLVRPNELNLDGIFGKLANVAWTSAGPCPPERVDELRVIERAAGRHLAVYGVDKFPRMTDYVVPSGVRIADADRVRLGAHLAAGTTVMHEGFVNFNAGTLGTSMVEGRIVQGVVVGDGSDIGGGASIMGTLSGGGTEKIRIGERSLIGANAGVGISLGDDCVVEAGCYVTAASKISLPDGRVVKARELSGIDGLLFWRNSVTGGLEARQRTGSGIELNAALHAND, via the coding sequence GTGACGTCCGCAGCATCCGCCTGGGGCATCGGCCTGGCCACCGTGACGACTGACGATCTGGTGCTCGACACCTGGTACCCGACCGGAAAGCTGGGCCTCGGCGACCTGCCGCTGATCCCCGGCGAGGACGAGGCGGACGTCCTCGACCTACCGCCGGGCGCGGTCGGTGATCGCGCACTGCCGAATCTGCGGACCGTCCAGGTGGTCACCGTGATCGGCGCGCTGACGGGTCCGATCAAGGACGCCACCGACGCGTACCTCCGGCTGCACCTGCTCTCCCACCGGTTGGTGCGGCCCAACGAGCTGAACCTCGACGGCATCTTCGGCAAGCTGGCCAACGTCGCCTGGACCTCGGCCGGGCCCTGCCCGCCGGAACGGGTCGACGAGCTGCGGGTGATCGAGCGGGCCGCCGGCCGCCACCTGGCCGTGTACGGGGTGGACAAGTTCCCCCGGATGACCGATTACGTGGTCCCCTCCGGGGTGCGGATCGCCGACGCTGACCGGGTGCGGCTCGGCGCGCACCTTGCCGCCGGCACGACGGTGATGCACGAGGGCTTCGTGAACTTCAACGCCGGCACGCTCGGCACCTCGATGGTCGAGGGGCGGATCGTGCAGGGCGTGGTGGTCGGCGACGGTTCCGACATCGGCGGCGGCGCGTCGATCATGGGTACCCTCTCCGGCGGCGGCACCGAGAAGATCCGCATCGGCGAGCGGAGCTTGATCGGAGCCAACGCGGGCGTCGGCATCTCCCTGGGCGACGACTGCGTGGTGGAGGCGGGCTGCTACGTCACCGCCGCGTCCAAGATCTCGTTGCCGGACGGCCGGGTGGTCAAGGCCCGGGAGCTGTCCGGGATCGACGGTCTCCTCTTCTGGCGCAACTCGGTGACCGGCGGTCTGGAGGCGAGGCAGCGCACCGGCAGCGGCATCGAGCTGAACGCCGCCCTGCACGCCAACGACTGA
- a CDS encoding MFS transporter, whose amino-acid sequence MLLRLHNFRHVTGNDSPHGAATQAKLTLVAASFCIFLVQLDFFALNLALPRMASELRTSTTSLQWVISAYMLSLAAFLIPGGRLGDILGRKRILMSGVVIFGLSSLGGALAPNAGTVIAFRVLQGIGSGIIFPLAIAVVTSAFPEKRVKRAIGYAYGIGAVAMALGPPFGGGITELVVWRVVLLVNVPLSIAAIAIVAGGVRESRDPTVPRSIDLPGLALVASGIALVTLAVDLASTWLPVATAGIAVVGLLILAVFVLRERVAKYPLVKLDLFRNRPYVIVTLMGTVANIALVIGVFGSTIYLQQGENRSPFAAGLILLAASVAAGVAGPISGRLGEHLDIPRTMAVSTTIGGIGLFVVSLGGGFGSYLPGLALFGFGYGVGFTMANIGTQTVVARERVGEASGVTLAIVIGVAGIGVAAAGTLIDIGTKNVGLTRAIEDVLRWAAAGSILASGVLLLVDRHRAVDRHRS is encoded by the coding sequence GTGCTCCTTCGCCTGCACAACTTTCGTCATGTGACCGGGAACGATTCACCTCACGGCGCCGCAACGCAGGCCAAGCTGACGTTGGTCGCAGCATCCTTCTGCATCTTCCTGGTGCAGCTCGACTTCTTCGCGCTCAACCTCGCGCTACCGAGGATGGCTTCGGAGCTGCGCACGTCTACAACCAGCCTGCAGTGGGTGATCAGCGCCTACATGCTCTCCCTGGCGGCGTTCCTGATCCCCGGCGGACGCCTCGGCGACATTCTTGGCCGCAAACGCATTCTCATGTCCGGCGTCGTGATTTTCGGCCTAAGTTCCCTGGGCGGCGCCCTGGCCCCCAACGCCGGGACCGTCATCGCTTTCCGGGTCCTTCAAGGCATCGGCTCCGGCATCATCTTCCCGCTCGCCATCGCCGTCGTCACGAGTGCTTTTCCCGAGAAAAGGGTGAAACGCGCGATCGGCTACGCCTACGGTATTGGCGCCGTGGCGATGGCGCTCGGCCCCCCGTTCGGCGGTGGGATAACAGAGCTGGTCGTCTGGCGGGTCGTGCTGCTCGTGAACGTACCGTTGAGCATTGCTGCAATCGCGATCGTCGCCGGTGGCGTGCGTGAATCGCGCGACCCTACCGTGCCGCGGTCGATCGACCTGCCCGGCCTGGCCCTGGTGGCGTCCGGGATCGCCTTGGTCACGCTCGCGGTGGACCTTGCGAGCACGTGGCTGCCCGTCGCCACGGCCGGGATCGCCGTGGTCGGGCTGCTGATTCTGGCGGTGTTCGTCCTGCGCGAGCGGGTGGCGAAGTATCCTCTGGTCAAACTCGACCTGTTCCGCAACCGCCCCTACGTCATCGTGACCCTGATGGGGACGGTCGCCAACATCGCTCTCGTCATCGGAGTGTTCGGTAGCACCATCTATCTACAACAAGGGGAGAACCGATCGCCTTTCGCTGCGGGTCTGATCCTGCTCGCCGCCTCGGTGGCCGCTGGTGTCGCCGGTCCGATCTCGGGGCGCCTCGGCGAACACCTGGACATTCCGCGCACGATGGCTGTCAGCACGACGATCGGTGGTATTGGCCTGTTCGTGGTCTCTCTCGGTGGTGGTTTCGGTTCCTACCTGCCCGGCCTCGCGTTGTTCGGATTCGGCTACGGCGTGGGGTTCACGATGGCCAACATCGGCACGCAGACGGTTGTCGCCCGGGAACGGGTGGGCGAAGCGTCCGGTGTCACCCTCGCGATCGTCATCGGGGTCGCCGGCATCGGGGTCGCGGCCGCCGGAACGCTGATCGACATCGGAACGAAGAACGTGGGGCTCACGAGAGCCATCGAAGACGTCCTGCGTTGGGCCGCGGCAGGAAGCATCCTGGCCTCCGGGGTTCTCCTCCTGGTGGATCGCCATCGAGCCGTGGATCGCCACCGATCCTGA
- a CDS encoding prephenate dehydrogenase/arogenate dehydrogenase family protein produces the protein MVVRADAALRAAVVGTGLIGGSVLLRLCDAGIDVSGWDPDPATRSYARDRGLAAPETLDEAVAGRGLVFCCGPLPTLPETLLRVAAVAPSDCVLTDVGSAKGTLTAFAEQHGLLDRFVPGHPMAGAESAGFTAATPTLLDSAAWVLCPAPGSGTPAFRRLTGLLVELFRARVVPMTPTDHDAAVALASHVPHLLAGALAGAVDRAPLRDVVLTLAAGSFSDGTRVAGTPARRTANMLLGNRERVLAGLAGVTAYLDELADALRVGDADRLTGLYAAAGLARAALGGRAYAEEVRDFPTGGGHADEVAWLRDLGVGGGHVSGCAVGPDTVSYLAHRPSPSGA, from the coding sequence ATGGTGGTCAGGGCGGACGCAGCGCTGCGGGCGGCGGTGGTCGGCACCGGCCTGATCGGCGGGTCGGTGCTCCTGCGGCTGTGCGACGCAGGCATCGACGTTTCCGGCTGGGACCCGGATCCGGCCACCCGGTCGTACGCGCGCGACCGAGGGCTCGCCGCTCCGGAGACCCTGGACGAGGCGGTTGCCGGGCGGGGGCTGGTCTTCTGCTGTGGGCCGCTCCCCACCCTGCCGGAGACCCTGCTGCGGGTCGCCGCGGTGGCGCCGTCCGACTGCGTTCTCACCGACGTGGGCAGCGCCAAGGGCACGCTGACGGCCTTCGCGGAGCAGCACGGGTTGCTCGACCGCTTCGTACCGGGACACCCGATGGCCGGTGCCGAATCCGCCGGATTCACCGCCGCCACACCCACCCTGCTCGACTCCGCCGCGTGGGTGCTCTGTCCGGCGCCCGGCTCCGGTACACCCGCCTTTCGCCGGCTCACCGGGCTGCTCGTGGAGCTGTTCCGGGCGCGCGTCGTACCGATGACCCCGACTGACCACGACGCCGCCGTGGCGCTGGCCTCGCACGTGCCGCACCTGCTCGCTGGCGCGCTGGCCGGTGCGGTGGACCGGGCGCCGCTGCGCGACGTGGTGCTCACCCTGGCGGCCGGCAGCTTCTCCGACGGCACCCGGGTCGCCGGCACCCCGGCCCGGCGGACGGCGAACATGCTGCTCGGCAACCGGGAGCGGGTGCTGGCCGGACTGGCCGGGGTCACCGCGTACCTGGATGAACTGGCCGACGCGCTGCGGGTCGGCGACGCCGACCGGCTGACCGGCCTGTATGCCGCAGCGGGACTGGCCCGGGCCGCGCTGGGCGGCCGGGCGTACGCCGAGGAGGTGCGCGACTTCCCGACCGGTGGCGGGCACGCCGACGAGGTGGCCTGGCTGCGGGACCTTGGCGTCGGCGGTGGACACGTGAGCGGATGTGCCGTCGGGCCGGACACGGTCAGCTACCTTGCCCACCGCCCGTCCCCGTCCGGTGCCTGA
- the dapC gene encoding succinyldiaminopimelate transaminase, whose translation MSRRSPVSARLPEFTWDTLDAAAALAAAHPEGLINLSMGTPVDPVPPVIRQALADASDAPGYPLTAGTPALRDTIRAWVARTCGAGVDGYGVLPTVGSKELVAWLPTLLGVGPDDVVVVPSIAYPTYEDGARLAGATVVRADSLTAVGPTSRVRLVWINSPGNPTGRVLPSAHLRKVVDWARERGAVVASDECYLPLGWSAEPVSVLSPEVCGGSYDGVLAVHSLSKRSNLAGYRAGFVAGDPALVAELLKVRKHAGMIVPAPVQAAMVAALADERHAEEQRERYRARRAALYAAFTGAGFTVEHSEAGLYLWLTRGEDCWKTVDWLARRGILVAAGAFYGPAGARHVRAALTESDVHVAAVAGRLCA comes from the coding sequence CTGAGCCGGCGCTCGCCGGTCTCGGCTCGGCTGCCCGAGTTCACCTGGGACACCCTGGACGCCGCGGCCGCACTGGCCGCGGCGCACCCGGAGGGCCTGATCAACCTCTCCATGGGCACGCCGGTCGATCCGGTACCACCGGTGATCCGGCAGGCGCTGGCTGACGCGTCGGACGCCCCGGGCTACCCGCTGACCGCGGGCACGCCAGCGTTGCGCGACACGATCAGGGCCTGGGTCGCGCGCACCTGCGGGGCCGGTGTCGACGGGTACGGCGTGCTGCCGACGGTCGGCTCCAAGGAACTGGTCGCCTGGTTACCGACCCTGCTCGGGGTCGGGCCGGACGACGTGGTGGTGGTGCCGTCGATCGCGTATCCGACCTACGAGGACGGCGCCCGGCTCGCCGGGGCGACCGTCGTCCGCGCCGACTCGCTGACCGCGGTCGGCCCGACCTCCCGGGTACGCCTGGTGTGGATCAACTCGCCGGGTAACCCGACCGGTCGAGTGCTGCCGTCGGCGCATCTGCGCAAGGTGGTCGACTGGGCCCGGGAGCGCGGCGCGGTGGTGGCCAGCGACGAGTGCTACCTGCCGCTGGGCTGGTCCGCCGAGCCCGTCTCGGTGCTTTCGCCAGAGGTCTGCGGCGGGTCGTACGACGGGGTGCTGGCGGTGCACTCGCTGTCCAAGCGGTCCAACCTCGCCGGCTACCGGGCCGGGTTCGTGGCCGGTGATCCGGCGCTCGTCGCCGAGCTGCTGAAGGTGCGCAAGCACGCGGGGATGATCGTGCCCGCGCCGGTGCAGGCCGCCATGGTGGCCGCCCTGGCCGACGAGCGGCACGCCGAGGAGCAGCGCGAACGGTACCGGGCCCGGCGTGCGGCGCTGTACGCCGCGTTCACCGGTGCAGGCTTCACCGTCGAGCACTCCGAGGCCGGTCTCTACCTCTGGCTGACTCGGGGTGAGGACTGCTGGAAGACCGTCGACTGGCTCGCCCGGCGCGGCATCCTGGTGGCGGCGGGCGCCTTCTACGGGCCCGCCGGTGCCCGGCACGTCCGGGCGGCGCTGACCGAGTCCGACGTGCACGTCGCCGCGGTCGCTGGCCGGCTGTGTGCCTGA
- the fdxA gene encoding ferredoxin translates to MTYIIAEPCVDVLDKACIEECPVDCIYEGNRMLYIHPDECVDCGACEPVCPVEAIFYEDDVPEQWKDYTAANYEFFEDLGSPGGASKIGKVEKDATFVAAQPPRGEGH, encoded by the coding sequence GTGACCTACATCATCGCCGAGCCGTGCGTGGATGTGCTCGACAAGGCATGCATCGAGGAGTGCCCGGTCGACTGCATTTACGAGGGCAACCGGATGCTCTACATCCACCCCGACGAGTGCGTCGACTGTGGTGCCTGTGAGCCTGTCTGCCCGGTTGAGGCGATCTTCTACGAGGACGACGTCCCGGAACAGTGGAAGGACTACACCGCAGCCAACTACGAGTTCTTCGAGGACCTGGGCTCGCCCGGGGGCGCATCCAAGATCGGCAAGGTGGAGAAGGACGCCACCTTCGTCGCCGCCCAGCCGCCGCGCGGAGAAGGCCACTGA
- a CDS encoding GNAT family N-acetyltransferase, whose protein sequence is MLRQQDVGHRIVVRRIVGIREGRPLFSDALGELVELNETHLTLTTAQGRIEVPMAEVHRAKRVPAARRPTAAAVAALELAADEAWPAPTRARLGEWLLRSADGWTGRANSALPIGDPDRPLAGAVDAVERWYASLGQPPRVNTPLPLAAPVGAELDTRGWTRGPTVLVQTVSLDRLTGAAADGGAQTSPGRDAPAAGSDGRVGATEPTGRAGLPAVEIELAAAPSAEWLSIAAGRKGGLPDAARHVLTAVDQVRFAHVYVDGRLVAAGRGTVTGTGRWLGLGLIEVLPGARRQGLARRVVGVLAGWGTVAGATDAFLQVEQRNAPAVTLYRSLGFTTHHTYLTRSAPA, encoded by the coding sequence GTGCTCCGACAGCAGGACGTAGGACACCGCATCGTGGTCCGCCGCATTGTGGGGATTCGCGAAGGCCGGCCGCTCTTCTCCGACGCCCTCGGCGAGTTGGTCGAGTTGAACGAGACCCATCTCACTCTCACCACCGCCCAGGGCCGGATCGAGGTCCCCATGGCCGAGGTACACCGCGCGAAGCGGGTCCCGGCGGCCCGCCGGCCGACGGCCGCCGCGGTGGCCGCGCTGGAACTCGCCGCCGATGAGGCGTGGCCGGCCCCGACCCGGGCCCGCCTGGGCGAGTGGCTGCTACGCAGCGCCGACGGCTGGACCGGCCGGGCCAACTCGGCGCTGCCGATCGGGGACCCGGACCGGCCGCTGGCCGGCGCGGTCGACGCGGTCGAACGGTGGTACGCGAGCCTCGGCCAGCCACCTCGCGTCAACACCCCGCTTCCGCTGGCCGCGCCGGTCGGCGCCGAACTCGACACCCGCGGCTGGACCCGCGGTCCCACGGTCCTCGTACAGACCGTCTCGCTGGACAGGCTCACCGGCGCGGCTGCGGACGGCGGTGCGCAGACCTCGCCCGGCCGGGACGCGCCGGCCGCCGGGTCGGACGGACGGGTTGGCGCGACGGAACCGACGGGACGGGCCGGGCTACCGGCCGTCGAGATCGAGTTGGCGGCCGCGCCGTCGGCGGAGTGGCTGTCGATCGCCGCCGGCCGCAAGGGGGGTCTGCCGGACGCCGCCCGTCACGTGCTCACGGCCGTGGATCAGGTCCGCTTCGCCCACGTGTACGTCGACGGCCGGCTGGTCGCCGCCGGCCGGGGCACGGTGACCGGGACCGGGCGCTGGCTCGGCCTGGGCCTGATCGAGGTGTTGCCGGGGGCCCGGCGGCAGGGGCTGGCCCGCCGGGTGGTCGGCGTCCTGGCCGGTTGGGGCACGGTAGCCGGTGCCACCGACGCCTTCCTTCAGGTCGAGCAGCGGAACGCCCCGGCGGTCACCCTCTACCGATCGCTCGGGTTCACCACCCACCACACCTACCTGACCCGGTCCGCGCCCGCCTGA
- a CDS encoding IS110 family transposase — protein sequence MYDEYGVFIGLDVGKEGHHAVALTPEGKRLHDATLPNTEAGLRKLFDKLARHGRVLMVVDQPASIGALPVAVARVCGHQVAYLPGLVMRRLADLHPGTAKTDARDAYVIADAARTLPHTLRRVDAGDDALAELEVLVGYDDDLAGEVTRISNRIRGLLTQIHPPLERVLGPKLQHPAVLELLSQCGGPAGLRKAGRTKLVEMVKKRAPRIGVRLVAQILTALDAQTVVVPGTAAAETVLPRLADNLRDLLHQRDQVAEQVEGMLDAHPLAGVLTSMPGIGVRTAARILLEVGDGTTFPTSGHLAAYAGLAPVTRRSGTSIRGEHPPKGGNKQLKRAFFLSAFAALTDPTSRTYYDRKRAEGKKHNAALICLARRRVDVLHAMLRTKTPYQPKPADEPRLAA from the coding sequence TTGTACGACGAGTACGGCGTCTTTATCGGACTGGATGTCGGCAAGGAAGGACACCATGCGGTCGCGCTAACCCCGGAAGGGAAGCGGCTGCACGACGCTACGCTGCCCAATACCGAGGCCGGCCTGCGGAAACTGTTCGACAAGCTCGCCCGGCACGGCCGGGTCCTGATGGTGGTCGACCAGCCCGCATCGATCGGCGCGCTGCCCGTGGCGGTGGCCCGCGTGTGTGGGCATCAGGTGGCCTACCTGCCCGGCCTGGTCATGCGCCGACTGGCCGACCTGCACCCCGGCACCGCGAAGACCGACGCCCGCGACGCCTACGTGATCGCCGACGCCGCCCGCACCCTGCCGCACACGCTGCGCCGCGTCGACGCCGGCGACGACGCCCTCGCTGAGCTGGAAGTCCTGGTCGGCTACGACGACGACCTCGCCGGCGAGGTCACCCGGATCTCCAACCGGATTCGTGGTCTGCTCACCCAGATCCACCCGCCGCTGGAGCGGGTCCTGGGCCCGAAACTGCAGCATCCAGCCGTGCTGGAGCTGCTGTCGCAGTGCGGTGGACCAGCCGGGCTGCGCAAGGCCGGCCGGACGAAACTGGTCGAGATGGTCAAGAAGCGTGCGCCACGCATAGGCGTACGCCTGGTCGCGCAGATCCTCACCGCGCTCGACGCGCAGACCGTCGTCGTGCCTGGCACCGCGGCGGCCGAGACCGTCCTGCCGCGACTGGCTGACAACCTGCGTGACCTGCTGCACCAGCGTGACCAAGTCGCCGAACAGGTTGAGGGGATGCTTGATGCGCACCCTCTTGCCGGGGTCCTGACCTCGATGCCCGGCATCGGCGTCAGGACCGCAGCCCGCATCCTGCTCGAAGTCGGCGACGGCACCACCTTCCCCACCTCCGGCCACCTCGCCGCCTACGCCGGCCTGGCCCCAGTCACCCGCCGCTCCGGCACCAGCATCCGCGGCGAGCACCCACCCAAGGGCGGCAACAAGCAGCTCAAACGCGCGTTCTTCCTGTCCGCGTTCGCCGCCCTGACCGACCCGACCAGCCGCACCTACTACGACCGGAAACGCGCCGAGGGCAAGAAACACAACGCCGCCCTCATCTGCCTCGCCCGACGCCGCGTCGACGTCCTACACGCCATGCTGCGCACCAAGACCCCATACCAGCCGAAACCGGCGGACGAACCCCGCCTCGCGGCTTGA
- the mshB gene encoding N-acetyl-1-D-myo-inositol-2-amino-2-deoxy-alpha-D-glucopyranoside deacetylase: MTDVTTLPDRRLLLVHAHPDDEAIGTGSTMAHYAATGAHVTLVTCTLGEEGEIHVPELARLAAAEADQLGGYRIGELAAACRALGVTDHRFLGGAGRYRDSGMMGLATNEHPRAFWQAELDEAAGHLVEIMREIQPQVMITYDGNGFYGHPDHIQANRVAMRAAALARTEGFGPAKIYWTAMPQSVLEAGMAHFAGSSDNPFAGIEEATELPFCTPDAQLAARIDATDQHAAKEAAMRAHATQIPDTSWLYSIAGNFGSEFMGVEYYTLAAGEKGPGSGPHGWEDDLFAGLPVADGPDRSPVGAAGSR; the protein is encoded by the coding sequence GTGACGGACGTGACGACGCTGCCCGACCGCCGGCTCCTGCTGGTCCACGCGCATCCTGACGACGAAGCCATCGGCACCGGCTCGACGATGGCACACTACGCCGCGACCGGCGCCCACGTCACGCTGGTCACCTGCACCCTCGGTGAGGAGGGCGAGATCCACGTACCCGAGCTGGCGCGGCTCGCCGCGGCCGAGGCCGACCAGCTCGGTGGCTACCGGATCGGCGAACTCGCCGCCGCCTGTCGCGCCCTCGGTGTGACCGACCACCGGTTTCTCGGCGGCGCCGGCCGCTACCGCGACTCCGGCATGATGGGCCTCGCCACCAACGAACACCCACGCGCCTTCTGGCAGGCCGAGCTCGACGAGGCGGCCGGGCACCTGGTGGAGATCATGCGCGAGATCCAGCCGCAGGTCATGATCACATACGACGGGAACGGCTTCTACGGCCACCCCGACCACATTCAGGCGAACCGAGTGGCGATGCGCGCCGCCGCACTGGCCCGCACCGAGGGTTTCGGTCCGGCGAAGATCTACTGGACGGCGATGCCGCAGAGCGTGCTCGAGGCCGGCATGGCGCACTTCGCCGGCTCGTCGGACAATCCCTTCGCCGGTATCGAGGAGGCTACCGAGCTGCCGTTCTGCACCCCCGACGCGCAGCTCGCGGCCCGGATCGACGCTACCGACCAGCACGCCGCCAAGGAGGCGGCGATGCGCGCACACGCCACCCAGATCCCGGACACCTCGTGGCTGTACTCGATTGCCGGCAACTTCGGCAGCGAGTTCATGGGAGTCGAGTACTACACCCTCGCGGCCGGCGAAAAGGGGCCCGGCTCCGGCCCGCACGGCTGGGAGGACGACCTCTTCGCCGGGCTCCCGGTCGCCGACGGCCCGGATCGCTCCCCGGTCGGCGCGGCCGGTTCCCGGTGA
- a CDS encoding prolyl oligopeptidase family serine peptidase, whose protein sequence is MDFPELAACTRRFRHGAPRAVSVADDGSRVLFLRSGGPEDPADALWLLDTASGKERLVADPEALLGGDVDPLSPGERALRERLRLSAGGIGSYTVDSAGRVAVFALGGRLFRADLVHGDVVEVTTAGPVLDPRPDPTGQRLAYVTDESDGVRRGELRVVEHDGTDTMLAGEDSGVTWGLAEHVAAEEFDRFRGYWWAPDGRSVLAARVDESRLERWHLHDPADPASTPTSVAYPRAGGPNAEVSLHLLDLDGGWVDVHWDRETYPYLTTVHWADGGPLITVLRRSQQHGLVLAVDPRTGETQVHAELADPRWVEPIPGTPAHLPDGRVLVGGELAHDGYDARCLFADGTLLTPPSLYVRRVVGRLPAASGNGPADLLVEASEGEPSEQHLFRVHTTIGGGVDARRITADSGWHVAAVGGNVLVIGSASLDHAGWRWTVWQGDREVAALRSSAAIPPYSPLPLLERVTDRRLPAAVLYPDNHVTGRRLPVLLDVYGGPGHQEVLAARSAWLERQWWADAGFAVVVVDNRGTPGVAPSFEKAIHRRVADVILADQVEALTALADKHPDLDLGRVAVRGWSFGGWLAGLAVLRHPELFRCGIAGAPVTDWALYDTAYTERYLGLPDDGPDVYAHHSLVELAAEPLTGPDQARPLLLVHGLADDNVVAAHTLRLSAALLATGRPHAVLPLTGATHMAAGGTAERLLRLELDFLRTHL, encoded by the coding sequence GTGGACTTTCCGGAGCTGGCCGCGTGTACCCGTCGGTTCCGCCACGGAGCACCGCGCGCCGTTTCCGTGGCCGACGACGGCTCCCGGGTGCTCTTCCTCCGCTCCGGCGGCCCGGAGGACCCAGCCGACGCACTCTGGCTCCTCGACACCGCCAGCGGAAAGGAGCGGTTGGTCGCCGATCCGGAGGCGCTGCTCGGCGGCGACGTCGACCCGCTCAGCCCAGGCGAGCGGGCGCTGCGGGAACGCCTTCGGTTGAGCGCCGGGGGAATCGGGTCGTACACCGTCGACTCGGCCGGCCGGGTGGCGGTCTTCGCGCTCGGCGGCCGGCTCTTCCGGGCCGACCTGGTCCATGGTGACGTGGTCGAGGTGACCACCGCGGGTCCGGTGCTCGACCCCCGACCCGACCCGACCGGGCAGCGGCTGGCGTACGTGACCGACGAGTCGGACGGGGTCCGCCGCGGGGAACTGCGGGTGGTCGAACACGACGGCACCGACACCATGCTGGCCGGCGAGGACTCCGGGGTGACCTGGGGGCTGGCCGAACACGTCGCGGCCGAGGAGTTCGACCGATTCCGCGGCTACTGGTGGGCTCCCGACGGGCGGTCGGTGCTCGCCGCGCGGGTGGACGAGTCCCGCCTCGAACGCTGGCACCTGCACGACCCGGCCGACCCGGCGAGCACGCCCACGAGCGTCGCGTACCCCCGGGCCGGCGGACCCAACGCAGAGGTGAGCCTGCACCTGCTCGACCTCGACGGCGGCTGGGTCGACGTGCACTGGGACCGGGAGACCTACCCCTACCTGACCACGGTGCACTGGGCTGACGGTGGGCCGCTGATCACCGTACTGCGCCGGTCCCAGCAGCACGGCCTGGTGCTCGCGGTCGACCCGCGGACCGGGGAAACGCAGGTGCACGCCGAGCTGGCTGACCCACGCTGGGTCGAGCCGATCCCCGGCACGCCCGCCCACCTGCCCGACGGCCGGGTACTGGTCGGTGGGGAGCTGGCCCACGACGGGTACGACGCGCGCTGCCTCTTCGCCGACGGGACGCTGCTGACCCCGCCGTCGCTGTACGTGCGCCGGGTGGTTGGTCGACTGCCGGCCGCCTCCGGCAACGGGCCGGCCGACCTGCTGGTCGAGGCGAGCGAGGGCGAGCCCAGCGAGCAACACCTGTTTCGGGTGCACACCACCATCGGCGGGGGCGTGGACGCGCGCCGAATCACCGCCGACTCCGGCTGGCACGTGGCCGCCGTGGGTGGGAACGTGCTGGTGATCGGCAGCGCCTCGCTCGACCACGCGGGCTGGCGGTGGACGGTGTGGCAGGGCGACCGGGAGGTGGCGGCGCTGCGGTCGTCCGCCGCGATCCCGCCGTACTCGCCGCTGCCGCTGCTGGAGCGGGTGACCGACCGGAGGTTGCCGGCCGCGGTGCTCTACCCGGACAACCACGTCACCGGCCGGCGGCTGCCGGTGCTGCTGGACGTCTACGGCGGTCCGGGCCATCAGGAGGTGCTCGCGGCGCGGTCGGCGTGGCTGGAACGGCAGTGGTGGGCCGACGCCGGGTTCGCGGTGGTCGTGGTGGACAACCGGGGTACGCCGGGTGTCGCGCCGTCGTTCGAGAAGGCGATCCACCGCCGGGTGGCGGACGTGATCCTCGCCGATCAGGTGGAGGCGCTCACCGCGCTCGCCGACAAGCACCCCGACCTCGATCTGGGCCGGGTGGCGGTGCGGGGCTGGTCGTTCGGGGGCTGGCTGGCGGGGCTGGCCGTGCTGCGCCACCCGGAGCTGTTCCGGTGCGGGATCGCCGGGGCCCCGGTCACCGACTGGGCCCTGTACGACACCGCGTACACCGAGCGGTACCTGGGCCTACCCGACGACGGTCCGGACGTGTACGCGCACCATTCGCTGGTGGAGCTGGCCGCCGAGCCGTTGACCGGCCCCGACCAGGCCCGTCCGCTGCTGCTGGTGCACGGGCTGGCCGACGACAACGTGGTGGCCGCGCACACGCTGCGGCTGTCGGCGGCGCTGTTGGCCACCGGCCGTCCGCATGCGGTGCTTCCGTTGACCGGCGCGACGCACATGGCCGCCGGGGGTACCGCCGAACGCCTGCTCCGCCTGGAACTCGACTTTCTCCGCACCCACCTGTGA